The nucleotide sequence CGCGACATGCCGTTCAGTATTTCGGCGGGCGTTGGGTTTATTGCCTTGTTTGGGGTGGCCGTGCTCAATGGTATCGTGCTCCTCGGTCAGTTCAATCAGCTCAAAGCCGACGGTGTTACGGACTTGCTGGAACGAATCAAGCAGGGCACCGAAGCCCGCCTGCGGCCGGTGCTGATGACGGCCACCGTGGCATCGTTGGGCTTCCTGCCGATGGCGCTGGCTACCTCGGCGGGGGCAGAGGTGCAACGGCCTTTGGCTACGGTGGTTATTGGTGGGCTGGTGTCGGCCACGGTGCTTACACTGCTGGTGTTGCCGGTGCTGTATTACCTGCTTGAGAACCGCAAGCAGCACCGCACCCCCAAACCCGTCCCGACCCGAGTTGCTACGTTGGGTGCCAGTGCGCTGTTGGCTGTGTTGGCTGGCGCTAGCCAGGCGCAGCAAATTCCGGGTTTGTCGGCGGGGCAAGCGGTGCAGCAGGCCTTACAGGCCAATGGCACGGTGCAGGCCGCAGAGCGAGCCTTGGAAGCCCAACGGGCAGTGCGCCGCGCTGCGTATGACGTGGGCCGCACCACCATCCAAGCTGGCTACGGCCAAGTCAACTCTCCTCTCCGCGACAACGTGTTCAGTGTCAGCCAATCCGTTGCCCTACCCAGCTATTACCGCTCCCAGGCACAGTTGGCAGAAACTCAAATTGTAAACCGGGAGTTGCAGCTCGCGCAGGCGCAAGCCGAGCTACGACGGCAGGTGCGCCTGAGCTACCAAGCGGCCCTGCATGCCCGGCACCGGCTCCGCATTCTACGCAGTCAAGACAGCGTTTACACCGAGTTTCTGCGGGCCGCCCAGCTCCGGTTCAAAACCGGCGAAACCGCCCGCATCGAACCCGCCACGGCCCTCATTCAGCAAGGCGAAACGCAAAACCAACTTTCCCAAGCCCGCGCCGACTACCGCATAGCCGAGCGTCAGCTTCAGGCCCTGTTGCAAAGCGCTCAGCCGGTAGGCATAGCCGATAGCACTCTGCTCCCGTTGCCGCTGGCCACGCCCGCCGCCGATACCGCCGCCCTAGCAGCTACGCCGGAAGGCCGGGTGTTGCAGCAGCAACTAGCAGAGCGCCAAGCCGAAACCAAGTTAGAGCAAGCCCGCGGCCTGCCTGATGTGGTGCTCGGCTACACCAACCAGTCGTTGCGCGGCACTTACACTGAAAGCGGCACTCCGCGCACCTACGGCCCCTCTGACCGGTTTCACAGCGTACACGCCGGCATAGCGGTGCCCATTCTGCGCGGCCCCCAACGGGCCCGGGTGCAAGCGGCTCGCCTGCAAGAGCAGACAGCTTCCGTTTCCTACCAACGCTACCGCGCTGAAATAGCGGCCCGCCTCGACGAGCTACAGATTCGGCGGACTGAGCAGCAGCGGCAACTCGCCTTCTTCGAGCAAGTGGGCCTGCCGCAAGCCACCGTCATCACCCGTTTGGCTATCCGCGCCTACAAAGCCGGCGAAGCCACCTACTCCGACTATCTTCTCAACCTGGAACGCGCCCAGCGCGTGCGCACCGACCACTTAGACCTCGTACTTCAACACAACCAAACCGTAGTGGAGCTAGAGTATCTGCTGGGTGAAAACGGGAGATAACGCCGGTCAATTCGATAAACTATCCTTCATGAAATACCCAACCATGCTGCTGCTGGTTCTACTAGCCAGCAGTTGCGGAAAAAAGCCGGAAGCAGCTTCCGAAACCACAGACTCTCCCGGCGCCCTGGCCGAAACAACTGAGAAGGCGCAAGCTCCTGCAAGCGCCCCGAATGAGGTCATCTTGTCTGCCGAAGAGCAGCGGCTAGGCGGCATACAGGTGGGAGCTATCAGCCGGCGGGCTTTAGGTCAGGGCTTGAAAGTGAACGGCGTGCTAGATGTGCCGCCCGACCAGCTAGCTTCCGTTAGCACTCCGCTTGGCGGATTTGTTGATCGGACAGCTTTGCTTCAAGGCACCCGCGTTCGGAAAGGCGAGGTGCTAGCCACCATCCGCAACCCCGACTTCGCGCAATTGCAACAAGACTACCTCGAAACGCGCAGCCAGCTCACGTACGCCAAAGCCGAATACGAACGGCAAGCCGAACTCTACCGCCAGGAAGTAGCTCCCCAGAAAAACTTCCAACGCGCCCAAGCCGAATATCAAGGCTTGCAAGCCAAGTCAGAGGCCCAGGCAGCGCGGCTACGGGCCAGTGGCCTGCCCGTAGGAGGCACCATCGTCACGACGGCCGCGTTGCGGGCCCCCGTGAGTGGCTTCGTGAAGAGCGTTAATGTAACGGTGGGACAAAGCGTGACTCCTACGGATGTGCTGTTTGAAATCGTAGACCCAGAGCACTTGCACGTTGAGCTTACTGTTTTCGAGAAAGACGTACCACAACTCCACAAAAACCAACTGGTTCGTTTCACCCTTAGCAACGACCCGCCCGGCACCGAGCGTACCGCTCGTGTCTACCTGATCAGCCGGGCCATCAGCGACGAACGCACCGTGCGCGTCCACGCCCACCTCGACCAGGAAGACCACGCCTTGCTACCAGGCACCTTTGTGCGCGCCATCATTGAAACCAACCGGGCCACAGTGCCCACTGTACCCGAGAAAGCGGTGGTTCAGTTTGAGGGGCGCCACTACATATACATGGCCAACAAACAAGCCGGCCGCTACCGCATGGTGGAAGTGCAGCCCGGCGTAAGCGAAGATGGCTACACGGCTATTCAGCTCCCCGCAAACGCCATGGCAGACTCCGCACGCTTGGTACTGGAAGGAGCGTATTCTTTGCTGGCCAAAATGAAAAACAACGAGGCAGAAGAAGAATAAACAACCCAAGCGCCGAGTACTACTGCACCCCACACTGCTAGCTTTCTACACACGAAAGGCGCGCCACAGTATTGTGGCGCGCCTTTCGTGTGTAGAAAGCTAGCAGCAACGGTTGTAGAAGCGACATATAGCGCCCTAAAATCAGTTGTTGCTACTTTTTAGTTGCTTTCATTATCCAGTTGGCCACTGCGGCCACGGTTACGGTGCTGGCTGCCGCTACGGCTGCTACCACCTTGTGCCCGTCTGGTGTAGCAGGCGAATTCACTAGGTCCTGGTAGCGCTTGAGCGGGTTGGTTTCCGTGGATTCCTCGGTCGAAGAAGTTGCCGACTGCTCGGGGCTCGGGGCCTGTATGTCGGTGGTTTGCTGGGTGTTGTCGGTGGTGGAAGACTCGTTCATGGGATATGGGGAGGTTTGAGGTTGTTGGGGCGCGGCGCTTGCGTCTCTCACTAAGCGCGAAGCCAGCAGCAGCAGTCCGCCGCCTAGCATTGCCACTACTACATACTTCACGTCAGTACCAATGGTGATGTAGCAAACAAACGCGGCTACAGCATCTAGGGTTGTTGGTTATCAAGAGGATAACGGGAATTATGACGCAAGCTGAAGTGTTACCTACCTGAACCTCAAGCGTATGTTGGGCAACAAAAAACCCCGCTCCTGCTGTAGGAACGGGGTTTTTGTGGTAATGATTGGAATCGAACCAACGACACCAGCATTTTCAGTGCTGTGCTCTACCAACTGAGCTACATTACCAGCTCTTGTTGTCCCCGGAGGCGTGTTAGCCATTGGGGAGCACAAAAGTAGTAAACCAAAATCAACCCGCAACACTTATCATAAAAAAATCTTTCCCGTGGAAAAGCCGTAAATTGTTATGCATACCGAGTATATTTCCACCTGAATTCCAACTCTACTTCCCATCCCGTGCATTTTTCCATCCAAAACATTCTTTTCCTGCTAGTTGCCATAGCGGGCTTCGGCCTGTTTGCGTGGCAGGCCCGGAAGATTCGCGCCAACATCCTGGTGGGGCGCGACCGGGATATGAGCGGCAATGTAAGCGAACGGCTCAACAAGACGCTGCTGGTTGCCTTCGGTCAGTCCAAGATGTTCAAGCGCCTCACCCCGGCCTTCTTGCACCTGATTGTATACGTGGGCTTCCTGGTAATCAATGTCGAGGTGATAGAAATTATGGTGGATGGCATCTTTGGCACCCACCGTTTCCTGCAGTTCCTCGGCCCCGTGTACGACGCACTTATGGCTACCAACGAGATACTAGGAGCCTTGGTTATTGTGGCTGTCGTGGCCTTTTGGTGGCGCCGCAACCGCAAGCCGCCGGTCCGCCGCTTTCAGGGGCCCGAGCTGCGCATGTGGCCCAAGCTCGACGCCAACATCATTCTTTATGTGGAAGTGATACTGATGGCGGCGCTGTTCACCATGAACACCGCCGACTTGAAGCTGCATCAGTTGCGCGGCGCTGATATGCCGGGCACTTTCCCCATCAGCAGCCTACTCGTAGGCTTGTTTCCAACCAGCGAAACCGCCTTGCATGTACTGGAGCGCGTGGGCTGGTGGGCGCACATTGTGGGTATTCTGTGCTTCCTGAATTACTTGCCTAGCTCCAAGCACTTCCACATCATTATGGCTTTCCCGAACGTGTATTACTCGCGTTTGGTACCTCAGGGTCAGTTTTCCAACGTGGAAAGCATCACCCACGAGGTGAAGGCCATGATGGACCCGAGCTACGAAGTGCCTGCTCCCGCTACGGCCCCTGATGGGTCGGCGCTGGCGCCTACGCCCTTCGGAGCCAAGGACGTGAACGACCTGGCCTGGACCAACTTGCTGAACGCCTACTCCTGCACCGAGTGTGGCCGTTGCACTTCGGTGTGCCCCGCCAACATCACCGGCAAGCTGCTCTCCCCGCGCAAAATCATCATGGACACGCGCGACCGGATGGAGGAGAAATACAACTCGCCGCTGATTTTCAGCCCCAACCTCTACGGTCAGGAAGCCAAGCACGAGTCGCAGGAAGTGCTAGACAAAGAAAACCACACCCTGCTGCGCGGCTACGTAACGCCCGAGGAATTGTGGGCTTGCACCACCTGCAACGCCTGCGTGGAAGCCTGCCCCGTGAACATCAACCCACTGGAAAGCATCGTAGAAATGCGCCGCTTCCTGGTATTGGAAGAGTCTGCTGCTCCAAATTCGTTGAACGTGATGTTCAGCAACATCGAGAACAACGGTGCTCCGTGGGCCTTCTCCCCTTCCGACCGTTTCAACTGGGCTGATGATTTGTTCGTGGCAGACAAAGAGGCTGTAACCGCTTAGCAGCAAGTGCCACGCCCGACCTAGCAGAAGCTAGCCGTAGCGCAGCATCAGTAGTACAACGACACGCTATAACCCCACCGACTATAATGGCTGAGCTAACTGCCAAAAGACAAATAAACGTGCCCCTCATGGCCGATCTGGCCGCCCAAGGCGAAACCCCTGAAATTCTGTTTTGGGTGGGCTGCGCTGGTGCTTTCGATGACCGGTACAAGCGCGTAACCCGGGCTTTTGTGCGCATTCTAGAGCACGTAGGAGTGAAGTACGCCGTATTAGGGATGGAAGAATCGTGCACTGGCGACCCAGCCAAGCGCGCCGGCAACGAGTTTCTATTCCAGATGCAGGCCATGCAGAATATCACCACCCTCAATGGCTACGGCATCAAGAAGGTGGTAACGGCGTGCCCCCATTGCTTCAATACCATTAAAAATGAGTACCCCGCATTGGGTGGCGAGTATGAAGTAATCCACCACAGCACTTTCCTGCAGCAGCTCATCAACGATGGCCGCGTGAAGATAGAAGGAGGCGAGTCGTATAAAGGCCGCCGCATCACGTTCCACGACTCGTGCTACCTCGGCCGCTCCAACAACATCTATGAGGCCCCACGCGCTGTGCTGGAAGCCCTGGATGCCGACCTGGTGGAGATGAAGCGCAGCAAAGCCAATGGCCTATGCTGCGGTGCGGGTGGTGCCCAAATGTGGAAAGAGCCCGAGCCGGGCAAGAAAGACGTCAACATCGAGCGGACCGAGGAGGCGTTGGCTACTCTTGATGGCAATGCAGCGGCACTCGACAACCTGTACGGGGTGGAAAGTGGCAACGCAGGTGCTACTCCAGCGCCGAAGGCCAATGCCCAGAGCAGCATCATTGCTGTGGGCTGCCCCTTCTGCATGACCATGATGAGCGACGGAGTGAAAAACAAAGAGCGCGAAAACAACGTGCAGGTCTTCGACTTGGCCGAGTTGGTAGCTTCCGCCGAAGGCTTGAATGCCTAGTTCGGTTGCCCGTTATGTTGGGCTATCAGTACTCGTAGCTGGCTGCTCGTAACGCCTAATTCATATCAACCCCGCTGGAACTTACCGGCGGGGTTGTTCTTTTATATAGAAAATAAACCAGTTTGCCTTGTCGTTTAACTAGAACGGCAGCCTACCTGACTACCGACCTTCTTCGTATGTACGTTCCCTTCAACGACTTACCTGACTCAGCACGCATTTGGATCTACCAGGCTGATAGGCCCCTGACCGATACCGAGGTAGCTACGATACAGCCAGCGCTTCGTCATTTTGCCGACGAGTGGACCAGTCACGGCCGTTCTTTGCAGGCCTCAGCCGCTATTTTACACAACCAATTTCTGGTGGTCGGGCTTGATGAGGCGGTAGCAGATGCCAGCGGCTGCTCTATTGACGCTTCGGTGCGGTTTGTACGCGCTATAGAAGAAGCCCTGGACGTGTCGTTGCTGGAGAAGTCGCGGTTGGCGTTTCTGGTAGACGGGCAGGTGGAACTACTAGACCGGCGCGAACTGAAACCCGCAGTGGCGGCCGGTCGGCTGGTGTCTAGCACTCCGTATTTCGACGCAACAGTGGCTCGCAAAGATGCGTTGCAAAAGTCTTTTCCAACGGCAGCCAACCAAACGTGGCTAGCCCGGTACTTTAACTAAGCCAAGGAAAATGATGCTTTTACAATTATCCTCTTCAAACTTAGTATTATTAGGCTTGAGTAGCCTCCTGTAGCCATGGCTCGTCTTCACTCCCATCCTTCATCCCCAATGAGGAAAATTCTACTTGTTTGTGTTACAGCTGGCTCTGCTGCTTTGCTGAGTGGCTGCGCAACCACTGGCAGCATGAGCAAAGCCGACAAGCGTTTCGCCCGTGGCGAGTACGAAACTGCTATCGAGCTATACAAAGCAGACGTAACCCGCGGCAAGAACGCGGCCATGAGCAACTACCGTATTGGGGAATCTTACCGCCTCTCCAACCGAGCTGAGCAGGCAGAAAGTTACTACAAAGCTGCTATTGACGGCGGGGTAAAAGCCCCCGACGTGGTGTTCTACTACGGCCAGGCCCTGAAGGCCAACGGCAAGTTCGATGAAGCCGCGGCCCAGTTTGATTCCTACTTAGAAAAGAATGCTGGCCGAGTATTAGCGCCCCGTGCCGAAATGGAGTCGAGGAACGCCAAAATGGCCAATACCATTGTGGCCATGCGTTCCAACAACGAGGTTATGGCCCTCGACCAGGTGAATACCCCAGCGGCTGAGTTTGGCTCCACCCTCATTCCTGACACCAAAGAACTGGTTTTCGCTTCCGGCCGCGAAGGCAAAAAGTACCTCGGAAACGGTGAGAATTTCAACGACCTGTACGCTGTCAAGTTCGATGACGCCGACAAGATGACCGGCGGCACGGTGCGCAAACTAGAGCCAATTTTCAATACTGAAAACAAGCACGAAGCCAGCGCCACCTACACTCCAGACGGCAAAACAATGGTGTTTGCCCGCTCCAACGACGGCACCAAAAAAGGCCTGCTAAGCGTAGACCTCTGGATTTCGTATTACAAGAACGGCGCTTGGTCGGAGCCGGTGTTGGCCAACATCAACGACCGCACAACCGACGATTTCGCCCCGGCTTTTGCGCCCGATGGCCAAACGCTGTACTTCACTTCCAGCCGGCGCGGCGGCCTTGGTGGCAACGACCTGTACAAGGCTACGCTTGGGCCTAATGGCCGTTTCTCGCCAGCCGAAAACCTGGGCGACCAGGTGAACACGCCGGGCAACGACAACTTCCCGGCCGTGGCGCCCGACAACACGCTGTACTTCTCTTCTGACGGGCAGCCGGGCTTGGGCAAGCTCGATATTTTCATGGTCGAGAAAGGCAAAGCCGTCAACGTAGGCTCTCCCATCAATAGCGCCGGCGACGACTTCGCACCCTACTTCACCAGCAAAGATGTGGGCGTTTTCTCTTCGAACCGCGCTGGTGGCAAAGGGTCCGACGACCTGTACATGTTCCGCAAAAAGCCCATCAAGCTGGTTACATTCTTTGTTGATGGCACGCTGGTGGAGCGCAACGACCGAACCGGCGAGACCCTGCCCGTAAGTGGCGAAACGGTCACGCTGAATGGTAGGAACGGCCAGAAACTGCAGGAAGTAACTACTACCGCCAACGGCAAATTCACCATGAAGCTGGACTCCGCAGCATCCACCTACTCCTTGGTTGCCGACCGCCCAGGCTACTTCGTGGCCCGCAACTCGTTGAGCACCATCGGGCGCAGGCCCCCTCAAGATCAGCTGCCCAACGACGTGAATGAAATTGGGGTGCCGGTGACCTTGACGCTAACCAAAATCGTGAAGAACAAAGCCATTGTGGTGGACAACATCTTCTACGATTACGACAAAGCAGAAATCCGGACGGATGCCGCAGCGGAACTAGACAAGCTGGTGGAAACCCTGAACGACAACCCGAAAATCACTATCGAGCTTAGCTCGCACACCGATGCTCGTGGTAAGGATGCCTACAACCAGTCTCTGTCGCAGAAACGCGCGCAGTCAGCCGTGGATTACATAATCTCTAAGGGCATCGACAAGAGTCGCATTACGGCCAAAGGCTACGGCGAAACGCAGCCAGTAATCAAGAACGCCAAAACCGAAGACGAATTCCAGCGCAACCGTCGCACAGAGTTTAAGGTGACCAAGATTGCTGAGTAAGCACGCTTGCTATCCGACTTGCAAAGCCCCCGCACCTTCCAGGTGCGGGGGCTTTTTGTTGTTCACCTCTGCACAAGGTTTCTGCGAGTAGCGGCAACAGAAAAACTGCACCGATTTTGCAGGCGACAAGCAGCCCTGCGAACTACCGCGCAAGTAGCTAACCAGCTCATGTACAAGGCTCATGCGCTGAATTGCAATGCAGAATTCGCACGTTCCATATGCCTATTGGCAGCCTTAGAACCGTGCTTGTAAGAAGTGGCACAATGATTGAATTTGTAGGACGCAAGGAGCAGATTGGCTGCCTCCTTCCAACGTACTACTGCCATGAAAAAGGCGCTACTCTTTTGCCTTAGCCTGTTTTTGCTGGCTTCAGCGCAACTTCTGGCCGCTCCGGCCAACGTTAATTTCACCTCCGAACGCGGCGTCCCCTTCAACTTACGCTTTGATGGGCGCGCGCTGACCCGTGGCGGCGCGCGCCAAGTACACATCGACCGGATTGCGCCCGGCGTGCATTGGGCGGAATTCGCTATTCCAGTCGGCTACGGACGCTTCATCAACTACCGCACCCGCATCTTCCTCGACCCCGGCCTGGAATCCAGCTACGTGCTGCTAACCCGGCCAGGCTTTGCGCCGGAGTTGCGCAAAGTAGCCGCCGTGCCGCTCCGCGGTGGCTACGGCCCCGGCTATGGCGGTTATTCCAATGGTGTCCCCCGTGGCAGCCAGGGTGGCTACCAAAACCAAGGCAACAACGATGACTATTACGAGGAAGATGACTACGACAACCAGCCTCCTACCGGCAACAACGGGGGCTACAACAACGGTGGGCGCTATCCTAACGGCAACAACGGCAGCTACTCCAATGACAACAATGGCAGCGGATACAATGACGGGGGCAGCGTGAGCTACAACCGCACCATGACCCCCCAGGATGTGGATGGCTTGGTATCCGCCCTGCACCGGCAGTCGTTCGACAAGGATCGGTTGCCGATTGCCCGGCAGGCACTCAGCGAAACCTCCATTCAGGCACAGGACCTGACCCGGCTGATGAAAGAACTAAGCTTCGAAGACTCGAAGCTGGAATTGGCCAAGTACGGCTCGGTCCGCGTCACTGACCGCCAGAACTTGTATCGCCTCAATGAAGGCTTCACCTTTTCCTCCTCGGCAAGCAAGCTGCAAGACTACTTAGCGCAGCAGCAACCCCAGCGCTAGCCAACAGATTTCATGAAATAAAAAAGGCTTCCGTGCGAACGGAAGCCTTTTTTGTGTGTTAGGAAGCAGGTGAATCAACCACTTACCGCAGCCGGTCCATGCTGCGTACCAACTGCTCGTCGCGACGAATAAAGCGGTTGGCTAGCACGTTCAAAAGCAATGCTAGGGTAGGCAGGTAGAACCCGGCCTGGTAGGTGCCCAGCATTTTAATGTTGAGCATTTGCTCTCCCAGATTGGAAAAATAAAAACCCGCCCCGATAGTGCAGAGGATAAGCAGCAGGTTGAGCATACCGAGCTTGAGCTGCAAAAAGCGGTTGCGGAATTGAAAAATTTCAAACAGCGCCACAGCGGCTGAAGCCACTGCAAACACGGCAATAAGCCATACGTTTGCGGGTGCTGTCAAGCCTGCGCCGGGCTTGTTGTAAGCGTAGCTGGTAGCCGTAAGAACCAACTCCTGCCCAGTGTTTGGGTCGGCTTTGTGCCAAAGGGGAAGGAAAAGTACGGCAATCATGCACAGCGCCAGCAACAGCAGGAATACGCTTTGGATTCTTTGTATCATCTTTGTGTTTTGACTGTTTACGCCACCTTTGCGGGTGGAAGACCGGCAAAAGTAGCCAACAACGACTGGAATAACCGCATTCTAACTAGACAATGCCCACTGCTTATATAGTTGACGCCGTCCGTACCCCGATCGGCAAATTTGGGGGTGCGCTGAGCAGCGTCCGCCCCGATGACTTAGCCGCGCACGTTCTGCGCGAGCTACTACGCCGCAACCCTACCGTAGACAAAGCGGCCGTTGAAGACGTGATAATGGGAGCTGCCAATCAGGCCGGCGAAGACAACCGCAACGTGGCCCGCATGGCGGCCCTGCTGGCGGGCCTCCCGACTACGGTGCCCGGCGTTACGGTGAACCGCTTGTGCGCTTCCGGCTTGCAAAGCATTATGGATGCCTCCCGCGCTATTATGGCGGGCGAAGGCGACGTATATCTGGCGGGCGGAGCCGAAAGCATGACCCGTGCGCCCTTCGTCATGGCGAAGTCGGAAACGGCCTTCGGGCGTGAGCTGACCGCCCACGACACCACGCTGGGCTGGCGCTTCACGAACCCCAAACTGAGCAAGCTGCACCACCCTTACGCCATGGGCGAAACCGCCGAAAACGTGGTGCGCAAGTACGGCATCAGCCGGTTGGAGCAGGACGAGTTTGCGTTCGAGTCGCAGCGCAAGTACCACCGGGCCGCAGAAAAGGGACGTTTCCGCAAGGAGATTGTGCCCGTGTTCGTGGCCATTCCGAAAGGCGACGCCGCCTTGTTTGACACCGACGAGCCACCGCGCCTGAGCACGTTGGAGAAGCTAGGTACGCTAAAGCCAGCCTTCCAACCCGTTGATGGCACCGTGACAGCCGGCAACTCAGCCGGCATCAACGATGGCGCGGCCGCGGTCATGGTGGTGAGCGAAGAAGCGGTGAAGCGCTACAACCTGAAGCCTCTGGCCCGGGTAGTAGCCTCGGCCGTGGCGGGTGTCGACCCGGCGTACATGGGCCTCGGTCCGGTACCTGCTACCCGCAAGGTGCTGCAGCGTGCCGGCCTGACACTGAAAGACATCGGCCTGATCGAGTTGAACGAAGCCTTTGCCGCCCAGTGCATTGCCTGCATCCGCGACTTGGAGCTGAATCCTGAAATCGTGAACGTGAACGGCGGCGCTATTGCCATCGGGCATCCGCTCGGAACCAGCGGTTCGCGCCTCACGGCCACGCTTCTGCACGAAATGCAGCGCCGCCAGGATGTGCGCTACGGCCTCGTGACGATGTGCGTAGGAGTAGGGCAAGGAGCCGCTGCCATCTACGAGCGGCTCTAACTGCAGCTTGGTGTACCAATGCAGCAAGTGCCATCAAACGCTTGCTACATTGGCACACCGGACGGACTAGACTTTGCAGTACCTGCTTATGATGGACGCTCTGCTTACGCCCACTCTCGAACTGCCGCTGCAAGAGGCGCGTTTGCGGCCCTGGTGCTTTGCCGATGCGCCCGCCTTGGTGGAATACGCCAACGACCAACGAGTCGCGCAAAACCTGCGCGACTCGTTTCCGCATCCGTACACGCAGCAGGACGCCGAGTTTTACCTCTGCCTCATGGCCGATCAGCAGCGCGACTTGCACTTGGCAGTTGAGGTTAAGGGGGAGGCCGTTGGTAGTGTGGGAGTGCACTTCAAAACCGATGTGCGTCGTCACTCCGCCGAAATAGGCTATTGGCTGGGTCAAGCACATTGGGGGCGGGGGCTGGCTACGGCCGCCGTGCAAGCGGTGTCGGATTACGTGTTTGCGCATTTCGAGGTGTGCCGGCTCTATGCAGTGGTATTCGAGACCAATCGGGCTTCCGCGCGGGTGTTGGAGAAAGCCGGCTATGTGCTGGAAGCCGTCATGCGCAAGAGCGTGGTAAAGGAAGTTCGTATACTTGATTCCTTGCTGTACGCGAAAGTCAAAGAGTATTAAGCACGTATCGTAGCGGCATCATTACTGGCTCTGGCAAGGAGCTTCGTGCCTGTTCTTTCTGCCTGTTTCACGTTTGTTTATGCGCTATTTTCTTCACCTCGCCTACGACGGTACGCGCTACCACGGCTGGCAGGTGCAGCCCAACACACTTACGGTGCAGCAAGAGTTGGACCGTTGCCTTTCTCAGGTGCTGCGCCAGCCGGTGTACTCGTTAGGCAGTGGCCGCACCGATACGGGTGTACACGCCAGCCACCAAGTGGCCCACTTCGAGGCCGAATTTCCGGAAGCGCTGGACTTGGAAACAGCCCTTTACCGCTTCAACCGGGCCCTACCGCCAGACATTGCAGCCTATGCGTTGCACCCAGTACCCGAGCACGCCCACGCCCGCTTCTCGGCTGATGCGCGCACCTACGAGTACTACGTGCGCCTCGTGCCCGACCCCTTCAGCGTCGACCGGGTTCTGTACCTCGACCGCGCCCCGGATGTGGACGCCATGAATCGGGCCGCGGCTTTCTTGTTGGGTTCTCGCGACTACACGGCGTTTTCGAAAGTGAAGGGCGGCGAGAACCACTACGTGTGTGTGGTGTACGAAGCAGGCTGGCACGTGATGCCCGGCGGGCTGGTGTTCCGGATTCGGGCCAACCGGTTTGTGCGGGGCATGGTCCGGCTGGTGGTAGGTACGCTGCTCACGGTGGGCCGTGGTAAAATCACGCCAGCCCAGTTTCAGCAGATTCTGCACGCCCAAAGCCGGGTGGATGCCAGCGGCGCCGCCCCGGCGCAAGGGCTGTACCTGAGCCGGGTGGAGTACACGCCCGATGTGGTGCCACCCGAACTACTCCCCCCTGGTTTGCCGTACTTTGTAGGCCGGTAACCAGGGGCGCCTTACGAAGGTATTCCTATCAGTGGCTTCCTACCTCATA is from Hymenobacter tibetensis and encodes:
- a CDS encoding (Fe-S)-binding protein; this translates as MHFSIQNILFLLVAIAGFGLFAWQARKIRANILVGRDRDMSGNVSERLNKTLLVAFGQSKMFKRLTPAFLHLIVYVGFLVINVEVIEIMVDGIFGTHRFLQFLGPVYDALMATNEILGALVIVAVVAFWWRRNRKPPVRRFQGPELRMWPKLDANIILYVEVILMAALFTMNTADLKLHQLRGADMPGTFPISSLLVGLFPTSETALHVLERVGWWAHIVGILCFLNYLPSSKHFHIIMAFPNVYYSRLVPQGQFSNVESITHEVKAMMDPSYEVPAPATAPDGSALAPTPFGAKDVNDLAWTNLLNAYSCTECGRCTSVCPANITGKLLSPRKIIMDTRDRMEEKYNSPLIFSPNLYGQEAKHESQEVLDKENHTLLRGYVTPEELWACTTCNACVEACPVNINPLESIVEMRRFLVLEESAAPNSLNVMFSNIENNGAPWAFSPSDRFNWADDLFVADKEAVTA
- a CDS encoding efflux RND transporter periplasmic adaptor subunit, whose protein sequence is MKYPTMLLLVLLASSCGKKPEAASETTDSPGALAETTEKAQAPASAPNEVILSAEEQRLGGIQVGAISRRALGQGLKVNGVLDVPPDQLASVSTPLGGFVDRTALLQGTRVRKGEVLATIRNPDFAQLQQDYLETRSQLTYAKAEYERQAELYRQEVAPQKNFQRAQAEYQGLQAKSEAQAARLRASGLPVGGTIVTTAALRAPVSGFVKSVNVTVGQSVTPTDVLFEIVDPEHLHVELTVFEKDVPQLHKNQLVRFTLSNDPPGTERTARVYLISRAISDERTVRVHAHLDQEDHALLPGTFVRAIIETNRATVPTVPEKAVVQFEGRHYIYMANKQAGRYRMVEVQPGVSEDGYTAIQLPANAMADSARLVLEGAYSLLAKMKNNEAEEE
- a CDS encoding DUF4293 domain-containing protein; amino-acid sequence: MIQRIQSVFLLLLALCMIAVLFLPLWHKADPNTGQELVLTATSYAYNKPGAGLTAPANVWLIAVFAVASAAVALFEIFQFRNRFLQLKLGMLNLLLILCTIGAGFYFSNLGEQMLNIKMLGTYQAGFYLPTLALLLNVLANRFIRRDEQLVRSMDRLR
- a CDS encoding OmpA family protein, with translation MSKADKRFARGEYETAIELYKADVTRGKNAAMSNYRIGESYRLSNRAEQAESYYKAAIDGGVKAPDVVFYYGQALKANGKFDEAAAQFDSYLEKNAGRVLAPRAEMESRNAKMANTIVAMRSNNEVMALDQVNTPAAEFGSTLIPDTKELVFASGREGKKYLGNGENFNDLYAVKFDDADKMTGGTVRKLEPIFNTENKHEASATYTPDGKTMVFARSNDGTKKGLLSVDLWISYYKNGAWSEPVLANINDRTTDDFAPAFAPDGQTLYFTSSRRGGLGGNDLYKATLGPNGRFSPAENLGDQVNTPGNDNFPAVAPDNTLYFSSDGQPGLGKLDIFMVEKGKAVNVGSPINSAGDDFAPYFTSKDVGVFSSNRAGGKGSDDLYMFRKKPIKLVTFFVDGTLVERNDRTGETLPVSGETVTLNGRNGQKLQEVTTTANGKFTMKLDSAASTYSLVADRPGYFVARNSLSTIGRRPPQDQLPNDVNEIGVPVTLTLTKIVKNKAIVVDNIFYDYDKAEIRTDAAAELDKLVETLNDNPKITIELSSHTDARGKDAYNQSLSQKRAQSAVDYIISKGIDKSRITAKGYGETQPVIKNAKTEDEFQRNRRTEFKVTKIAE
- a CDS encoding DUF4476 domain-containing protein, with the protein product MKKALLFCLSLFLLASAQLLAAPANVNFTSERGVPFNLRFDGRALTRGGARQVHIDRIAPGVHWAEFAIPVGYGRFINYRTRIFLDPGLESSYVLLTRPGFAPELRKVAAVPLRGGYGPGYGGYSNGVPRGSQGGYQNQGNNDDYYEEDDYDNQPPTGNNGGYNNGGRYPNGNNGSYSNDNNGSGYNDGGSVSYNRTMTPQDVDGLVSALHRQSFDKDRLPIARQALSETSIQAQDLTRLMKELSFEDSKLELAKYGSVRVTDRQNLYRLNEGFTFSSSASKLQDYLAQQQPQR
- a CDS encoding (Fe-S)-binding protein, translated to MADLAAQGETPEILFWVGCAGAFDDRYKRVTRAFVRILEHVGVKYAVLGMEESCTGDPAKRAGNEFLFQMQAMQNITTLNGYGIKKVVTACPHCFNTIKNEYPALGGEYEVIHHSTFLQQLINDGRVKIEGGESYKGRRITFHDSCYLGRSNNIYEAPRAVLEALDADLVEMKRSKANGLCCGAGGAQMWKEPEPGKKDVNIERTEEALATLDGNAAALDNLYGVESGNAGATPAPKANAQSSIIAVGCPFCMTMMSDGVKNKERENNVQVFDLAELVASAEGLNA